The following coding sequences lie in one Calditerrivibrio sp. genomic window:
- a CDS encoding ABC transporter ATP-binding protein yields the protein MALLEINYLSKTYRKLNNIINVLSGFSLSVEKGESIVITGPSGSGKSTLMHIIGGLDRPDSGTVVFKGDNIFEKGYDLDSYRNKKVGFVFQFHYLLNDFNAIENVAMPSMISGVPIAKALRHAEFLLDKVGLKDRYHHHPAELSGGEQQRVAIARALMNEPEILLADEPTGNLDGANTLEIMKIFHKLKEEGVTLIMVTHDEKLTSSFDRRITLEKL from the coding sequence ATGGCATTGTTAGAGATAAATTATTTATCAAAAACTTATAGAAAATTGAATAACATCATAAATGTACTTTCTGGTTTTTCATTAAGTGTGGAAAAGGGGGAATCGATAGTGATCACTGGTCCATCAGGCTCAGGGAAATCAACTCTAATGCACATCATAGGTGGCCTTGATAGACCAGATAGTGGTACAGTTGTTTTTAAGGGTGATAATATTTTTGAAAAAGGTTATGATTTGGATAGCTATCGTAACAAAAAAGTGGGGTTTGTGTTTCAGTTTCATTATTTATTGAATGATTTTAATGCTATAGAAAATGTTGCCATGCCTTCTATGATATCTGGGGTTCCGATTGCAAAAGCCCTAAGGCATGCTGAGTTTCTTCTTGATAAAGTTGGGTTAAAAGATAGATATCATCATCATCCGGCAGAGCTCTCAGGTGGAGAACAACAGAGGGTTGCTATAGCAAGAGCTTTAATGAATGAGCCGGAAATACTCTTGGCAGATGAGCCTACGGGTAATTTGGATGGTGCAAATACATTGGAGATCATGAAGATATTTCATAAACTAAAAGAGGAAGGTGTGACGCTTATAATGGTTACCCACGATGAGAAACTGACGTCAAGTTTTGACAGGCGTATCACTTTAGAAAAGTTATGA